The DNA window AAcaaaaatattagaaataaGACCAATCATCCTATATATAAAAGAGTAAGATATAAATAGCCATAAATATAGACGTGTATAACATATaatttatggcaaaaacttgtgtaagacggtctcatgagtcgtatttgtgagacggatcttctatttgggtcacccatgaaaaattattactttttatgctaagagtattactttttattgtgaatatgggtatggctgatccgtctcacagattatgatccgtgaaacggtctcacatgagactcattcATAATTTATATATGTTGTCTATCTAATATttatttggcaaaaacttatcTGAGACGGACTCACAGGTCGTATTCGTGAAACGagtttcttatttgggtcatccatgaaaaagtattattttttatgctaaaaatattatttttaattatgaatatgggtaaggttgacccgtctcacagattaagatccgtgagacagtgTCACTTGATATCCACTCTATTTATTTAACCATAGTAATTCGGGTAACTAACTATGGATGTCACTTTGGACTTTggataaaaaatttgaaattacttttttttttgggtgaGTCCATCACACAACTTAAGTTTGTTTATTGTGATTTATCTTACTACAGCATAATTTCGAAAGTTTATACAATATGCCTTGAGTGGTTTATGACTATTATATTAACTGGAAGTTTATCCAATATACCTCGAAAAATGTCGATTGTGAAATCTCATgttgtaattttttttgaaatattataaatttgacATGTTCAAGTTTTGATATATCTTGATATTTTCATAGATCTCATTATATTTGTTTTCAATCACTTTTTTCTGGGATTAAAtcgattatgataataaaaaattatatataataactttTATGCAATATTTATGCtacatttaatttttatttaaaaaaacttgACTCAATAAATATATATCCTTTTGCCAGCAAACGTTTGTATGCTGACACCAACCCGCAAAATATTCGCCAACTTCCCTTCAAGAATCGTCGACAAAACCTCTGAAAATGGCAGCCGCTGcagctccacctcctccgccgTCAGCCGCCGCCATCACCTTACCGGGATCCATTCCAACTGGCCATACACTTTTCACGCGCATCCGCCTCGCTACAAATGAAGACGTGCCCCATATCCACAAGCTCATCCACCAAATGGCCGTATTCGAGCACCTCACCCACCTCTTCTCCGCCACCATCGACTCCCTCTCGGAGACCCTCTTCCCCCCACACCCTCTTCCGCCATTCACTTCCTTCACCGTCTTCCTCCTGGAACTCTCCCCTTCCCCGTTCCCACCAGCCCAGAACAACCCCCATTTCACCCCGCTCCTGAAATCCTTCAACCTGGACCTCCCAGTTGAAGACCCGGAGAAGGAGAGTTTCAGAAGCAGTGCTGTTGATGTGATTTTTAATGACGTTACCGTTGGTGGGTTCGTGTTGTTTTTCCCCAATTACTCCTCGTTTCTGGCGAAACCCGGCTTCTATATTGAGGATATCTTTGTAAGGGAATGTTACAGGAGGAATGGATTGGGCAAGATGCTGCTTTCTGCAGTGGCTGCGCAGGCGGCGAAGATGGGGTACGGGAGGGTGGAGTGGGTGGTACTGGATTGGAATATTAACGCCATTACATTTTACGAGCAGATGGGGGCGCAGGTTCTTCCGGAGTGGAGGATCTGTAGGCTCACCGGTGAGATCCTTCAGGCTTATGCTCATGTTAACCTTTGATTTTCCTTGTGTTTACTCTGATCTTTATGgcgtattttaaataataaaaggagTAATCTTGAACCTTGAGCTGATTTCGAGAGATTGTGGGAGTGTTATACGGGAAACTATAATGTATTCGACTACTTGTATTAGCATAATTTTCAGAATTTCTTGTTAAAGAAAGGAGATTGTTTTTCCTTGCCTATGAATCAAGTGCTTTACACCGAGGTTAGCTGTTTACTGAAGTTGGCGTTATCATTTAATGGAATTCTAGCTcgaatttatcatttacataatGTTTTTGCGTGTGAGTATTCCACAAAACACTGGATTAGCAGCTATGTTTTGTTGTTGCAAGTGCTGAAACTATTGATTTATTACTTTGGCAACAATGGTGTTCCACAATTTTTCAAATCAAATGTGTCAATTAAGTGCATCTTATGATCGATAAATCATTGATTATCGAAATGTAAAAAGATTCGACCTTTTCGAAGTGCCTTTGATTAACTAATGGTTGGGCAAGAA is part of the Primulina eburnea isolate SZY01 chromosome 1, ASM2296580v1, whole genome shotgun sequence genome and encodes:
- the LOC140823630 gene encoding GCN5-related N-acetyltransferase 8-like, with the protein product MAAAAAPPPPPSAAAITLPGSIPTGHTLFTRIRLATNEDVPHIHKLIHQMAVFEHLTHLFSATIDSLSETLFPPHPLPPFTSFTVFLLELSPSPFPPAQNNPHFTPLLKSFNLDLPVEDPEKESFRSSAVDVIFNDVTVGGFVLFFPNYSSFLAKPGFYIEDIFVRECYRRNGLGKMLLSAVAAQAAKMGYGRVEWVVLDWNINAITFYEQMGAQVLPEWRICRLTGEILQAYAHVNL